The following proteins are encoded in a genomic region of Paenibacillus sp. FSL H3-0469:
- a CDS encoding SMI1/KNR4 family protein: protein MPNLLDLTLDGLKRRLSKSSLNVIQRTQGYTLNTSCSFSKPASIREIDDFQKETGLILPNSLKLFLSIHNGAELFKDEEEKVEPSWYVLGLDEIEDYLERYPAPSHIYVIAKYDQTLICVNANRVKEGREDYLLDRSVYDSAEYEGEPINLNFEIWFDRLITAQGAFFWSWNHNS, encoded by the coding sequence GTGCCCAATTTACTTGATTTAACACTGGATGGACTAAAAAGAAGACTAAGTAAATCTTCTTTAAACGTTATTCAAAGAACTCAAGGTTATACACTAAACACTTCATGTTCCTTTTCAAAACCTGCATCTATAAGAGAAATTGATGATTTTCAAAAGGAAACTGGATTAATTCTACCTAATAGCTTAAAACTGTTTCTTTCAATCCATAATGGTGCAGAGTTATTTAAAGACGAAGAAGAGAAGGTCGAGCCATCGTGGTATGTTTTGGGACTTGATGAGATTGAAGATTATTTAGAACGTTATCCTGCCCCGTCTCATATCTACGTGATAGCTAAATATGATCAGACACTTATTTGTGTAAATGCCAACAGAGTAAAGGAAGGTAGGGAAGACTACCTACTCGATCGATCTGTTTATGATTCAGCAGAGTATGAAGGTGAACCAATAAACCTGAACTTTGAAATATGGTTTGATAGACTTATAACAGCACAAGGAGCTTTTTTTTGGTCTTGGAATCATAATTCTTAG
- a CDS encoding HNH endonuclease signature motif containing protein, with product MVIKINNIIGTPPTSIEAVSALYRGTERFASLGLFTQLNVAWSAGQIWVGQAVTKPITVNKTYFYSTYNSAFGIWVVNPQTGQLGTAGNNYWEVDILLNRLGQRYPSWKNVDVHGYLNATMPSSTEWPTYSSSYTAPLRETFNNSVRTAYRNYYDSNYGYVNWTQPIEIHHIRPLEYGGNNDFSNLIPLWADHHLKFSFWFSYYK from the coding sequence TTGGTTATAAAAATAAATAACATTATTGGCACACCGCCAACAAGTATTGAGGCTGTGAGTGCATTATACAGAGGAACAGAACGATTTGCTTCCTTAGGTTTGTTCACCCAACTCAACGTTGCATGGAGTGCAGGTCAAATATGGGTTGGCCAAGCTGTAACAAAACCTATAACGGTCAATAAAACATATTTTTATTCAACGTATAATAGTGCTTTTGGCATATGGGTTGTAAACCCCCAAACAGGTCAACTTGGAACAGCAGGTAATAACTATTGGGAAGTAGATATATTGTTAAATAGATTGGGCCAGAGATATCCATCTTGGAAAAATGTGGATGTTCATGGTTATCTCAACGCTACAATGCCTAGTTCAACTGAGTGGCCTACTTACAGTTCATCCTATACAGCGCCACTTAGAGAAACTTTTAATAATTCAGTAAGAACAGCTTATAGAAATTATTATGATAGTAATTATGGTTATGTCAATTGGACGCAACCGATTGAAATTCATCATATTCGTCCATTAGAATATGGAGGAAACAATGATTTTTCTAACCTAATTCCTTTATGGGCAGATCATCATCTTAAATTTTCGTTCTGGTTTTCATATTATAAATAA
- a CDS encoding sugar phosphate nucleotidyltransferase → MIALILAAGYATRLYPLTLDTPKPLLPVQGSRTILDLLAARLEVLEEISEILVVTNERFFHAFEQWAGQYQGSKQVRILNDGTSSPEGRLGAIGDIQFVLEQEQPQEDLLVLAGDNVLGFGLAGYLDYFHKVDTDCILVRTVDDPAELRSIGVAELDAQNRVLSLEEKPQAPRSNIGVFALYIYKRSTLPLFSRYLAEGGNPDAPSYFPEWLHSRQEMRAYYTEGTIEDVGTPEAYAQMRARLEEQAE, encoded by the coding sequence ATGATTGCTTTAATCTTGGCTGCGGGGTATGCCACCCGTCTGTATCCGTTAACGCTGGACACCCCGAAGCCGCTGCTGCCGGTGCAGGGAAGCCGGACGATTCTGGATCTGCTGGCCGCGCGGCTGGAGGTGCTGGAGGAGATTTCGGAGATTCTTGTGGTGACGAATGAGCGCTTTTTCCATGCTTTTGAACAGTGGGCCGGGCAGTACCAAGGGAGCAAGCAGGTTCGTATCCTCAACGACGGCACTTCTTCTCCCGAGGGGCGTTTAGGCGCGATTGGCGATATCCAGTTTGTGCTGGAGCAGGAGCAGCCGCAGGAGGATCTGCTGGTGCTGGCGGGCGATAATGTGCTGGGCTTCGGCCTGGCGGGGTATTTGGACTATTTTCACAAGGTGGATACCGACTGTATTCTGGTGCGGACGGTAGATGATCCGGCGGAGCTGCGCAGTATCGGCGTGGCGGAGCTGGATGCGCAGAATCGGGTCTTGTCCCTGGAGGAAAAGCCGCAGGCGCCCCGCTCGAACATTGGCGTATTTGCGCTGTACATCTACAAACGTTCTACGCTGCCGCTGTTCTCCCGTTATCTGGCGGAAGGGGGCAACCCGGATGCGCCGAGTTATTTTCCCGAGTGGCTGCATTCCCGTCAGGAGATGCGGGCCTACTATACGGAGGGCACGATTGAGGATGTCGGCACCCCGGAGGCCTATGCGCAGATGCGGGCGAGGCTGGAGGAACAGGCAGAGTAA
- a CDS encoding TetR/AcrR family transcriptional regulator, which produces MKVIPIHNEDKSSPSTGRTLKTYQEARLQNTENLRKLVVDAAADILQEEGPEAVTVRRVSQRMGCSTKIIYSLFVNKEGLAQQLYLEGCKLLALRFEEVPPSADLRQHLLELGEAFWQFGQDYSSYYKLMFGGAFAEFKPDAESMQGTLTAISRLQVLIITAQQQGLISDQEETGALVAVIWSSLHGVIHLYMGGFLGDTLTAHTVYKQTMALLSQSLFAAPGPGKGASKG; this is translated from the coding sequence ATGAAGGTGATTCCTATCCATAACGAAGACAAGTCCTCGCCATCCACGGGCCGGACACTGAAGACCTATCAGGAAGCCCGTCTGCAAAATACGGAGAATCTCCGTAAGCTAGTGGTAGATGCAGCCGCAGATATTCTGCAGGAAGAGGGGCCGGAGGCCGTCACTGTACGCAGAGTATCGCAAAGAATGGGCTGTTCCACCAAAATTATCTATAGTCTATTTGTCAATAAAGAGGGGCTGGCCCAGCAGTTATATCTTGAAGGTTGTAAGCTGCTGGCCCTGCGTTTTGAAGAGGTGCCGCCGTCCGCTGACCTCCGGCAGCATCTGCTGGAGCTGGGCGAAGCCTTCTGGCAGTTCGGACAGGATTACAGCAGCTATTACAAGCTGATGTTCGGAGGGGCTTTTGCCGAATTCAAGCCGGATGCGGAGAGTATGCAGGGAACGTTGACCGCCATAAGCCGACTACAGGTTCTAATCATTACCGCCCAGCAGCAGGGGCTTATTTCGGATCAGGAAGAGACCGGGGCTCTTGTCGCCGTCATATGGTCCTCACTGCACGGTGTAATTCATCTGTATATGGGTGGATTCCTTGGAGATACCTTAACCGCCCATACCGTATACAAACAGACGATGGCTTTGCTATCCCAATCCTTGTTTGCGGCACCCGGACCAGGCAAAGGGGCGAGCAAAGGATGA
- a CDS encoding SDR family oxidoreductase, with product MNIKGKWSLVTGASSGIGEQFARQLAKEGSHLVLVARTKSKLEALAAELTRSHGVQCRVIPLDLSLEGAAGELYQQCQQLDLNIDLLVNNAGFATHGLFEQVSGERQHEEVMLNVAAVVDMTHLFLPGMLHRGAGAVINVSSTAGFQPLPYMAVYGATKAFVLSFTDALYWENRDRGVQFFALCPGSTETNFFNVVGTEDASVGGAKDSPERVVALTLRAMARGKQYVVPGLRNYLSAQITRFMTRRQSLRLVGGMLRPTNPKENV from the coding sequence ATGAATATTAAAGGGAAATGGTCATTGGTCACCGGAGCCTCTTCGGGAATCGGAGAACAGTTTGCAAGACAATTAGCCAAGGAAGGCAGCCATCTGGTGCTGGTCGCCAGAACCAAAAGCAAACTCGAGGCGCTCGCAGCCGAATTGACGCGCAGCCATGGAGTTCAGTGCCGGGTGATTCCGCTGGATCTATCGCTCGAAGGCGCTGCCGGAGAGCTGTACCAGCAATGCCAGCAGCTTGACCTGAATATCGATCTGCTGGTGAACAATGCGGGTTTTGCCACCCATGGCCTGTTCGAGCAGGTCTCCGGCGAGCGCCAGCATGAAGAGGTCATGCTCAACGTAGCCGCTGTAGTCGATATGACGCATCTCTTCCTTCCCGGAATGCTCCACAGAGGAGCAGGTGCTGTGATCAATGTATCGTCTACCGCAGGCTTTCAGCCGCTGCCTTATATGGCCGTCTATGGGGCGACCAAAGCTTTTGTCTTATCCTTCACCGATGCCCTCTACTGGGAGAATCGTGATCGTGGCGTACAATTCTTCGCCCTGTGTCCAGGCTCGACGGAGACTAATTTCTTCAACGTGGTAGGTACGGAGGATGCCTCTGTCGGCGGCGCGAAGGACTCGCCGGAGCGGGTAGTGGCCCTTACACTGCGCGCTATGGCCAGAGGAAAACAGTACGTTGTTCCGGGGCTCCGCAATTACCTGAGTGCCCAGATCACCCGGTTCATGACCCGCAGACAAAGCCTGCGCCTGGTCGGGGGTATGCTTCGCCCTACAAACCCTAAGGAGAATGTCTAA
- a CDS encoding SMP-30/gluconolactonase/LRE family protein, translating into MSTETNQRKRSAGKHIRRWSLILLGIIVLGIAGFLLMPAPVEPAVWSAPAAPSFEQEGPWKENSKLSSAELVTDRAKFPEFITFDATGRLYTGDSDGKIYRVAFDAEGKAQPAEVFADTQGTPNGLKFDAAGNLIVTDIQKGLLSIGKDGKIEVLATEVDGGPIYLANELDIAQDGMIYFSDTSNYGKVMFKEIAENKPHGRLLRYDPQTRQTTVLLKDLYFANGVALSAEEDFVLVAESYHYQLTRYWLKGPKQGTSDIFAENLAGFPDNITRDEQGHFWVGVFTTRLAFADYMHSHPWVAATMSKVPQTLLDGASAPVKHGLAAEYGPEGELVSSWHDPEGTLYGITTAVSQGGYLYLGTAPGGSQGVHRVLLKP; encoded by the coding sequence ATGTCTACAGAAACTAATCAACGCAAACGGTCCGCCGGTAAGCATATCCGTAGATGGAGCTTGATCCTGCTCGGAATAATCGTGCTGGGAATCGCCGGATTCCTGCTGATGCCAGCCCCGGTAGAGCCTGCCGTGTGGTCTGCACCTGCCGCCCCTTCTTTTGAGCAGGAGGGTCCCTGGAAAGAGAACAGCAAGCTTAGCTCCGCAGAGCTTGTGACAGACCGCGCGAAGTTCCCGGAATTTATCACTTTTGATGCTACGGGCCGCCTGTATACAGGCGACTCTGACGGTAAAATTTACAGAGTGGCCTTCGATGCGGAAGGTAAAGCGCAGCCAGCCGAAGTGTTCGCCGATACCCAGGGAACACCTAACGGGCTGAAATTCGATGCTGCCGGAAATCTGATTGTGACGGATATTCAGAAGGGGCTGCTGTCGATTGGCAAGGACGGGAAGATTGAAGTATTGGCCACAGAAGTAGATGGAGGGCCGATCTATCTGGCGAACGAGCTGGATATCGCGCAGGACGGAATGATCTATTTCTCCGATACCTCTAACTACGGCAAGGTCATGTTCAAAGAGATCGCCGAGAACAAACCGCATGGACGGTTGTTGAGATATGATCCGCAGACCCGGCAGACCACCGTTCTGCTGAAGGATTTATATTTTGCCAATGGGGTCGCATTGTCTGCTGAAGAAGATTTCGTGCTTGTTGCTGAATCGTACCATTATCAGTTGACCCGATACTGGCTGAAGGGGCCCAAGCAAGGCACCTCGGATATATTCGCGGAGAATCTGGCGGGGTTCCCGGACAATATCACCCGTGATGAACAGGGGCATTTCTGGGTAGGGGTATTTACAACCCGGCTGGCTTTTGCCGATTACATGCACAGTCATCCTTGGGTAGCCGCGACGATGTCCAAGGTTCCGCAAACCTTGTTAGATGGAGCAAGTGCCCCGGTAAAACACGGACTTGCCGCAGAATACGGCCCCGAAGGCGAGCTTGTGAGCAGCTGGCATGATCCGGAAGGAACCTTGTACGGGATCACCACTGCCGTAAGCCAGGGAGGATATTTATATCTCGGAACTGCACCGGGCGGAAGCCAAGGGGTTCACCGGGTGCTTTTGAAACCGTAA
- a CDS encoding DNA-binding protein: MRPFILKILNPDIIVEMLEMANRLEDWDKMLNTAGILYSYAQCIYEERQYHKAKGIPVPLMDMQRPLVYYFGFSHLMRGIAYQKQQKYDDAREMIYRYAELGWMEDLGEEGEVIAEEFRGLARANLYMVDILSGQTGLLEEYCCFLQDHPEELLPGLGTILQAAVDYGLDVDDLLHTFAEQSAGFGDYEDAGNLSHYFSYCYHLALYHKRTGRIQEALDWMMQSLRLAHQSGHDGNFKRCLALFEALREGVTDEQAGGYHELLQECLGQIV; the protein is encoded by the coding sequence ATGCGCCCTTTTATTCTAAAAATACTCAATCCGGACATTATCGTTGAAATGCTGGAAATGGCAAATCGCTTAGAGGATTGGGATAAGATGCTGAATACAGCAGGTATTCTTTACAGCTATGCGCAGTGTATCTATGAGGAGCGGCAGTATCACAAGGCTAAAGGAATTCCGGTACCGCTTATGGACATGCAGCGTCCGCTTGTATATTATTTCGGGTTCAGTCATTTGATGCGGGGCATCGCTTATCAGAAGCAGCAGAAGTATGACGACGCTAGAGAGATGATATACCGCTATGCTGAGCTGGGCTGGATGGAGGATTTGGGGGAAGAAGGAGAGGTGATTGCCGAGGAGTTCAGAGGCTTGGCGCGTGCTAACTTGTATATGGTGGATATTCTCTCAGGGCAGACTGGACTTCTGGAGGAATATTGCTGTTTCTTGCAGGATCATCCGGAGGAGCTGTTGCCGGGGTTAGGGACTATTTTGCAGGCTGCGGTGGATTACGGGCTAGATGTGGATGATCTGCTGCATACGTTCGCGGAGCAGAGTGCCGGGTTTGGGGACTATGAAGATGCAGGCAATCTCTCGCACTATTTCAGCTATTGTTATCATTTAGCGCTATATCATAAACGGACAGGCAGAATACAGGAGGCGCTGGACTGGATGATGCAATCTTTAAGACTGGCCCATCAGTCCGGACATGACGGGAATTTCAAGCGCTGTCTGGCGCTGTTCGAAGCACTGCGGGAAGGAGTGACGGACGAACAGGCCGGGGGATATCATGAATTGCTACAGGAGTGCCTCGGTCAAATAGTATGA
- a CDS encoding helix-turn-helix transcriptional regulator, whose protein sequence is MNLPESVGSRIRELRKAKGWTQEQLAEAASLHYSYIGGVERGDRNISLETLEKIIAAFQIPAEEIFRFEDHTDRRKVLDEHMTLISSRSTNEIEALTKINREVVATLDSSENKDGR, encoded by the coding sequence ATGAATTTACCAGAAAGTGTAGGAAGTCGGATACGTGAGCTTAGAAAAGCTAAAGGATGGACCCAGGAGCAACTGGCGGAAGCTGCATCACTTCACTACAGCTATATAGGTGGGGTTGAACGCGGAGACCGCAATATTTCTTTGGAGACCCTGGAGAAAATAATAGCTGCCTTCCAAATCCCCGCTGAAGAAATTTTTCGTTTCGAGGATCATACCGACCGCCGTAAGGTGTTAGATGAACATATGACTTTGATAAGTAGCAGGAGTACTAATGAGATAGAAGCGCTGACCAAGATCAATCGGGAAGTGGTGGCTACATTAGATAGCTCCGAAAATAAAGATGGCAGATGA
- a CDS encoding helix-turn-helix transcriptional regulator: MADEFKPELVKRIGERIRRLRKEMNLSQEQLAERSGLHTNYVGQVERGEKNLTLETLEKVVTGLNISLEELFRYIGPMEQKDALSQIIELLVERPSEDQKMALSLLKSVLEWEEKKHDL; the protein is encoded by the coding sequence ATGGCAGATGAATTCAAACCCGAGCTTGTAAAAAGAATCGGGGAACGCATCCGAAGATTACGCAAAGAAATGAACCTCTCGCAAGAACAGCTTGCAGAACGGTCCGGTCTACATACTAATTATGTGGGTCAAGTTGAACGCGGAGAAAAGAACCTCACGCTTGAGACCTTGGAAAAGGTCGTTACAGGGTTAAACATATCGCTAGAGGAACTGTTCCGTTATATTGGACCCATGGAGCAAAAGGATGCTCTTAGTCAGATTATAGAGTTACTGGTTGAGCGCCCCTCAGAAGATCAGAAAATGGCACTTAGTTTGCTAAAATCGGTTTTAGAGTGGGAAGAGAAGAAACATGACCTTTGA
- a CDS encoding helix-turn-helix transcriptional regulator — protein sequence MRAIRKAQGLTQQQLAELSNLDDAYIGAVERGERNFSIDTLEKIVTALQIQPSELFLHSQGLNETEAAQQKALDEYAGIVSRLSVKQITTLQRIVSEVKGAFEA from the coding sequence ATGCGCGCTATAAGAAAGGCCCAAGGATTAACACAACAGCAATTAGCCGAGCTATCCAACTTGGATGATGCGTACATAGGAGCAGTTGAGCGTGGGGAGCGGAATTTTTCTATAGATACCTTAGAGAAGATCGTAACAGCATTACAAATTCAACCCAGCGAGTTATTTCTCCATTCTCAGGGTCTTAACGAGACTGAGGCTGCGCAGCAGAAAGCCCTTGATGAATATGCGGGTATTGTCAGCAGGTTAAGTGTGAAGCAAATCACTACTCTGCAGAGGATTGTTAGCGAGGTAAAAGGAGCTTTTGAAGCATAA
- a CDS encoding Imm51 family immunity protein, whose amino-acid sequence MDEALLAQVKRWLDKNEFQQIVDRLLEIPPEARDYECISQLGRAYNNLGDYDKALELLLSIAEEGKADSLWHFRTGYSYYYLKQYEQAVQAFARADELEPGDGDIQNMLEYSREGLQREAREQARRAEAIHNAKLLRESGGRDLGSFLDFCADFWEDSDYALKEYVSPLPSDELIASVEQELGYKLPASYIAMMKQHNGGIPRNTCFPVNESTSWAENHVAISGIAGIGRDKSYSLCGELGSRFMIEEWGYPDIGVVFGDCPSAGHDVIMLDYRHCGPEGEPEVIHVDQEGDYEITFLAPDFETFIRGLVNDEVFDTSEEDKEDDLKTVASGAFSPLLQELCDKVTEVDDIEGVIRRISTAIVEEKGHFSLHADERSTLMYDLQFWLYTRVYPNTSRDQYLEVYSKMIAFGGEFSTGGYAPGFISDWLDDRVRQGMIVNTNGTLRFTDEAKEQLLKKLKEAESAGAADLKPFIIVEQDNGGKSVILNAGSYKTEVFAAREDEGFEGGGYDWASLAAVFLEERMPELAQIIRFDPEADMFCAYSSDGEALVKFATAFKRACEDNELIRDLFSRAELD is encoded by the coding sequence ATGGATGAAGCGTTGCTGGCACAAGTGAAGCGTTGGCTTGACAAGAATGAATTTCAGCAGATTGTGGACCGTCTTCTGGAGATTCCTCCGGAGGCAAGAGATTATGAATGTATCAGCCAATTGGGCAGAGCCTATAACAACCTGGGAGATTACGACAAAGCGCTGGAGCTGCTGCTCAGCATTGCAGAGGAAGGCAAGGCGGATTCGCTGTGGCATTTTCGCACAGGGTACTCCTACTATTATCTGAAGCAGTACGAGCAGGCTGTCCAAGCGTTTGCACGTGCAGATGAACTGGAGCCGGGAGACGGAGATATTCAGAATATGCTGGAGTACAGCCGGGAAGGCTTGCAGCGTGAGGCCAGAGAGCAGGCCAGGCGTGCCGAAGCGATACATAATGCTAAATTGCTCAGAGAGAGCGGCGGCAGAGACCTTGGGTCTTTCCTTGATTTCTGTGCGGATTTCTGGGAGGACAGCGACTACGCCTTGAAGGAGTATGTCTCTCCGCTGCCCAGTGACGAGCTGATTGCTTCAGTCGAGCAAGAACTGGGCTATAAGCTGCCAGCTTCTTACATTGCCATGATGAAGCAGCATAACGGGGGGATTCCGCGGAATACTTGTTTTCCGGTGAATGAATCTACCTCCTGGGCGGAGAACCATGTCGCGATATCAGGAATTGCCGGGATCGGCCGTGACAAAAGCTACTCCCTCTGCGGAGAGCTGGGCAGCCGCTTCATGATTGAGGAGTGGGGTTACCCCGACATTGGCGTGGTCTTCGGAGACTGTCCTTCTGCCGGACATGATGTCATCATGCTGGATTACCGCCACTGCGGCCCGGAGGGTGAACCTGAGGTGATTCATGTGGACCAGGAGGGCGATTATGAGATTACGTTCCTGGCCCCCGACTTCGAAACCTTCATCCGCGGGCTGGTGAACGATGAGGTGTTTGATACCTCGGAGGAGGATAAGGAGGATGACCTGAAGACAGTGGCGTCCGGGGCGTTCTCACCGCTGTTGCAGGAGCTGTGCGACAAGGTTACGGAAGTGGACGATATAGAGGGCGTTATCCGCAGGATCAGCACCGCCATTGTGGAGGAGAAGGGCCACTTCTCTCTTCATGCGGACGAGCGGTCCACCTTGATGTATGATCTGCAATTCTGGCTCTATACGCGCGTCTACCCGAATACGAGCCGTGACCAATATCTTGAGGTATATTCCAAAATGATCGCGTTCGGCGGTGAATTCAGCACAGGCGGATATGCCCCGGGCTTCATCTCGGACTGGCTGGACGACCGGGTCCGCCAAGGCATGATCGTGAACACGAACGGGACGCTCCGGTTCACGGATGAGGCGAAGGAACAGTTATTGAAGAAGCTGAAAGAGGCGGAATCGGCGGGAGCTGCGGATCTGAAGCCTTTTATTATCGTGGAGCAGGATAACGGCGGCAAGTCCGTGATTCTGAATGCAGGAAGCTATAAGACGGAGGTATTCGCCGCGCGGGAAGACGAGGGCTTCGAAGGGGGCGGGTATGATTGGGCCTCTCTGGCAGCAGTCTTCCTGGAGGAGCGGATGCCTGAGCTGGCCCAGATCATCCGGTTTGACCCGGAAGCAGATATGTTCTGCGCCTATTCCTCCGATGGCGAGGCGCTGGTCAAGTTCGCCACTGCCTTCAAGCGGGCCTGTGAGGATAATGAGCTCATCCGCGATCTGTTCTCGCGTGCGGAGCTGGATTAG
- a CDS encoding SRPBCC domain-containing protein — protein MSGTMISRVEGLELVLERVFDAPRELVFKVFSEAEHLKQWWGPRGWIVPFCSVDFRPGGIWHYCMKCVDEKQGEFFGMESWGKGVYHEITDGESFVYTDYFSDAEGNETEGMPSTLVSMIFEETEGGGTKLISRSKYESEEALRTVMDMGMIQGITETWDRLGEHLQSIQ, from the coding sequence ATGTCTGGCACAATGATTTCCCGAGTAGAAGGTCTTGAGCTGGTTCTGGAACGTGTATTCGATGCCCCGCGTGAGCTGGTATTCAAAGTATTTTCTGAGGCAGAGCATCTGAAGCAGTGGTGGGGCCCGCGCGGCTGGATTGTTCCCTTCTGCAGCGTTGATTTTCGTCCGGGCGGTATTTGGCATTACTGTATGAAGTGTGTCGATGAGAAGCAGGGGGAATTCTTCGGAATGGAATCCTGGGGCAAGGGCGTCTATCATGAAATTACTGATGGCGAGAGCTTTGTCTACACCGATTACTTCTCGGATGCCGAAGGCAATGAAACCGAAGGAATGCCGTCTACTTTGGTCAGCATGATCTTTGAAGAGACGGAGGGGGGCGGAACGAAGCTGATCAGCCGCTCGAAATATGAGTCCGAAGAAGCGCTCCGTACTGTCATGGATATGGGGATGATCCAGGGAATTACCGAAACCTGGGACCGTCTCGGGGAGCATCTGCAGTCGATTCAGTAA
- a CDS encoding metalloregulator ArsR/SmtB family transcription factor — MDTTTFSALAEPTRLRMVEILKDGPMSVGDIAERLTLRQPQASKHLRVLLEAGLVEVEAAANRRNYRLRTEPLKAMDAWLEAYRRLWSERFDNLDDYLRQLQSEDK; from the coding sequence ATGGACACAACGACATTTAGCGCACTTGCTGAGCCTACGCGGCTGCGGATGGTAGAGATCCTGAAAGACGGGCCGATGAGCGTAGGCGATATCGCCGAGCGGCTCACGCTCCGTCAGCCTCAGGCCTCGAAGCATTTGCGTGTGTTGCTGGAAGCCGGACTGGTTGAGGTGGAAGCGGCGGCTAACCGCCGGAACTACAGGCTGCGTACGGAGCCGCTGAAGGCTATGGATGCCTGGCTGGAAGCTTACCGCAGGCTGTGGAGTGAACGCTTCGACAATCTGGATGACTATCTGCGGCAGTTACAGTCCGAAGACAAATGA
- a CDS encoding Lrp/AsnC family transcriptional regulator, whose protein sequence is MDHTDKQILFHLQSQARISMTELGKCVGLSQPAVTERVRRMEENGVISGYRTIISPEKIGKHAAAYMLFHSRECTAFMEFCRSSPEVVECYRISGEHNYLLKVMTDSTQALEQFGNECDKYGNYTILIVMSSPIDHKYLIPSLEAAGVNLLE, encoded by the coding sequence ATGGACCATACGGATAAGCAGATTCTGTTTCATCTTCAGAGCCAAGCGAGAATATCTATGACGGAACTCGGGAAATGTGTGGGCCTATCACAACCCGCAGTGACAGAAAGAGTTAGACGTATGGAGGAAAATGGGGTAATCAGCGGGTATCGCACCATAATCTCACCGGAGAAGATTGGAAAACATGCGGCTGCCTATATGCTGTTCCACTCCAGAGAATGTACTGCCTTCATGGAATTCTGCCGCTCCTCTCCGGAGGTCGTTGAATGTTACCGGATCAGCGGAGAGCACAACTATCTGTTAAAAGTAATGACCGATTCCACGCAAGCCTTGGAGCAGTTCGGCAATGAATGCGATAAATACGGGAACTATACGATTCTAATTGTGATGTCATCGCCCATAGACCATAAATATCTTATTCCTTCGCTGGAAGCGGCAGGCGTTAACCTGCTCGAATAG